The genomic DNA CTACATCGCCTTCTTCGGCGATCCGACGGCGACCGACAGCGCCTTCGAGGTGCAGTTCGGCGGGCACCACCTCGGTATCAACGCCACGCTGGACGGCAGCACCGACGCGATCACGTTCGCGCCCACGCACCTCGGCGTCCAGCCCGCCGTCTACACGAACGAGGACGGCGAGGAGGTGCAGCCGTTCGACGGGATCTACACGGACGCCTTCGCGTTCTTCGACAGCCTCACCGCCGACCAGCAGGCCACGCTGACCTCCGGCGATGTGAGCATGTGCGCACCGGGCGACACGTGCGATTTCGTCAGCGGAGCCGGGCTGTCCGGGGCCGACCTCTCCGACGAGCAGCGGGACCTGCTGCTCCAGCTCATCGCGAACTGGGCCGGGATGAGCGACGAGGAGACCACGGCGTCCACGCTGGCCGACATCGAGGAGACGCTGGATGACACCGTCATCGCCTGGTCCGGGGCGACGACGTACGACATGAGCACCGGGAACGGCATCGACTTCTCGATCTCCGGCCCGAAGGTGTACGTCGCGTTCCAGGCGCAGCAGGGCTCTGCGGGCGCCGACGTCGACGGCGTGACCACGTCGGGCTGGGGGCACGTGCACACCATCTACCGCGATCCGACCAACGACTATGCGAACAGCGTCACCCAGCAGGCCGCGTCCGGCATGGGCGGCCCGGGAGGCGGCGGCACGCCCCCTGCTTCCTGAGGTCGGAGCCGGCTCCGTAGCCGCCCCCGCCACGGCCCGTCAACGGTCTCCCCAGGGTGCGCATGCCGGCGTAGACAGAGGGCATCCGACGAAAGGAGACGACATGTCCAACACGACTCCCCCGATCCCGCCTCTCCCGCCGATCGCCGACGGGGACGCCGACGACGTCCCGACGCGCGAGGTGGACGGCGAAGAAGTGCTCGACGAGGATGCGGACGACGCCCAGATCGACAGTGCGGAGGCCGACCGCGCCGCCGTCGCCGGCGACGACGACTGATCCGGACACAGGAAAGGGCACCGCCTCCTCACGGAGGGGTGCCCTTTCTCACGCGGAGCCGGCTCAGGTGGCCAGCAGCGGCGGTCGATGCGGGATCGCGATGGGACGCGTCGCCCGGCTCGCCCCCTGCATCCGCTCGACCTCCTCCAGCACCTCGAACGCCGTGCCGTATCGGATCGCGAGCGGAAGATCGCGCAGCCACGTCACCTCGACTTCGGTGTCGGCGAGCTCGTACACGCAGGCGACGACATGGCGCGGGTCGTTCGGGGGATAGCGCAGATCGTTGATCACCCACTCCGACGGCGTGATGCGGTGAAGCACGAAACGGGGATCAGGAACTTCTGACATCAGTCGGCCCTCCAGGACTCTCTGATGACGAGCCTCGGATACCCCGCCAGGGAAGGGAAGGGCCTTGACACCCTCACGAGGAGGTGCAGGAGAATGGTGTGATCGGCTCGTTCAGCCTTGGGGACGCACCGTGAGATCCGTGAGGTGGGCGTCCCGCGGCAGGTCGAGCGCGGTGAGGATCGTCGTCGCCACCGCCTCCGGCGTGATGAACCGCGTCGCGTCGTACTCCTGGCCTTCCTGCCGGTGCACCCGCTCCTGCATGGGCGTCGCCGTCCGCCCCGGATACACCGAGGTCACGCGGATACCGTGCTCGGCCTCCTCCTGCCGCAGCGCGTCAGCGAGAGCCCGCAGGCCGTGCTTCGAGGCCGCGTAGGCCGACCACCCCGGGCTCGCCCGGAGCCCGGCGCCGGAATTCACGAACACGACGTGCCCCCGCGAGACCCGGAGCACGGGCAGCAGGAGACGGGTGAGCTCCGCCGGGGCGACGAGATTGACGGCGAGCTGCTGGTCCCAGAGCGCCGGGGTGAGCTCCCCCACCGTCCCGAGATCGACGACGCCGGCCGCGTGCACCAGGGAGTCGATGCGATCCGGCAGACTCTGCTTCGAGAGCGCCCACGAGAGGCGTCCCGGCTGGGCGAGGTCGCCGACCAGGGTCGAGACCCCCGGCAGCTCCTCGGCGATCTGTCGCGCGCGTCCCGCGTCGCGCGCGAGCACCACGACGTCGTCGCCGCGCTCCACGAGCCGTCGGGCGAGGACCGCGCCGATGCCCGACCCCGCACCGGTCAGCAGGTGCGTGGCCATGTCAGGCGTTGTCAGCCGACGCTTCGGCGACTTCGAGCGGGATGACCGGGCAATCCTTCCACAGACGCTCCAGGCCGTAGTAGACCCGCTCCTCCTGGTGGAAGACGTGGACGATGAGGTCGCCGAAGTCCAGCAGCACCCAGCGCGCCTCGGCACGCCCCTCCCGGCGCACGCGCTTGTGTCCGGACTCGACGAGACGGTCCTCGATCTCGTCGGCGATCGCGGCGACGTTCCGCTCGCTGTTGCCGGTCACGAGGAGGAAGATGTCGACGAGCGGAAGCGGCTCGGAGACGTTCAGTGCGACGAGGTCCTCACCGCCCTTGGCCACGGCGGCGTCGGCGGCGATGCGCAGCATCTCTTCGGCGGTTTCGGGTGATTGCATCAGAAGACGTTTCCTGTGAAGGCGATGACCAGGGCCGTGCCCAGGCCCAGCGCGAGGGCGCCCGCGACGATGGCGGCGATCAGCATCAGCCGGTTGCCCTTCTCGGGTGCCGGCGGACGGATCACCTCGCCGGCGGGCTTGATGGTGCTGACCGCGGAGCTCGCCGCGATCGGAGTCGGGGACGACGCGGGCGGGAGTTCCCCGTCGATAAGGACGGCGTCGACCTCTTTGCCGTCCGTGGTGCCGTGAGCGTGCCCCTGCGAACCGAGCCCCTTGGGCAGTTCGTAGGACCCCGTGACGAGGATCTCGCCCGTGGAGGCCACCGGCCCGGACAGCGAACCCTCGCCGGCCGACGGCGTAAAGATCAGGGCGTTCGGTGCCGAGTGCTGGGTGCCCCCGGAGTCGTTCGAGGTGAGCAGCTCGTCGAACGAGGGACGGAACGGCGCGGGCTCGGCGGGTGCATCCTCCTGGAGCACCCCCTCCCCGAACGTCGGGCTCACGGTCGGGCGCTCGCCCGCCTCGATGTCGTCGTCGACCTCCTCCTCGAGGAGATCCTCGTCCGAGGCCTCGTCCTCCGCGGAGACGCCGAGTACCTCCGACAGATCCTCCGGAGCCGACTCCGTCTGCGCACCCTCGTCCTCGACGAGGGGCACCGTGCCGACGGTATCGGCGACGTCGGCGGCGCTGACGGGCTCCGCGGCGACCTCGTCATCGACGACGTCGTCCTCCTCCGTCGGTGCCGCCGGCTGCTGATCCGCCGCGACGTCGTGCCCGGCCTGATCCTCCGCGCCGTGGACCGGGACCGAGGCGGTCTTGATCTTCTCCTGCTCCCGCGCCTGGCGGCGGGTCAGCGGAGCGGCGCCGGGCTCGACGGGGCCTTCGGCGACCGGCGCCGGGGGGACGACGACGGGCTCGGCGGCGCGGGGCAGCGGCTGGGCGGGAGGAGCGGACTCCGCGGCGGCCTTGGCCTCTTCCTCGCTGATGATCGGGGTGGATCCCGTCAACCGGATCTCCCGCAGCTGCTTCCGCGTCAGCGGACCTCGCTGATCCGATGTGCTCATGCCTTGCTCCGATACAGATGATGCTTCGCGATGTACTGGACGACCCCGTCGGGGACGAGGTACCAGACCGGTTGATCGTCACGGACACGCTCACGACAGTCCGTCGACGAGATCGACAGCGCCGGCACCTCGAGCTGGCTGACGTCGTCGCTCGGGAGGCCGTCGATGCTCAGAACGTGTCCTGGGCGGGAGACCGCGACGAAGTGGGCCAACTCCCACAGTTCATCATGGTCTCTCCAACTGAGAATTTGCGCCACGGCATCGGCGCCACTGATGAAGAACAGCTCGGCGTCCGGACGCTGGGCCTTGAGATCGCGGAGGGTGTCGATCGTGTACGTCGGTCCCGCGCGGTCGATGTCGACTCTGCTCACTGTGAACTGCGGATTGGACGCCGTGGCGATCACGGTCATCAGGTAGCGGTGCTCGCTGGGCGTCACGTCCGCCTTCTGCCACGGGCGACCCGTCGGGACGAACACCACCTCGTCGAGATCGAACGAGTGCGCGACCTCGCTGGCGGCGACCAGGTGGCCGTGATGGATCGGATCGAAGGTGCCGCCCATCACGCCGATGCGCGGTGCGCGCGTGGTCGCGGTGCTCATGAGGGCCTAGTGGCCGTGTCCCGCCTCGTGGTCCTTGCCGTGCTTGGCCGCCCAGGCCTCGGCCTTCGCCGAGTGACGGTTCGCGACGTTCTTGTACGACAGCGTCACGATCCCGAGCGCGGCGAACACGATCGCGGCGATGACTCCGAAGATCAGGGTGTCGAGGGCCACGTTGCCGTGGTGCTCGGTCTCTGCGGCGGCCATCGCGATCTGTGCGACGAGGTTCATCCTGACTCCGTTCGTGGCGTGCTGTCTCGGGGGTCCTGTGGGGATACAGCGTCCCCCAGTCTAGCCCTCACCCGCGCGTCTGACCGGCCCCACGCGCGAGCCATTTCGTACTGGTCAGTTCGGCGAGCCCCATCGGACCGCGCGTGTGCAGCTTCTGCGTCGAGATCCCGACCTCGGCGCCGAAGCCGAACTCGGCCCCGTCGGTGAACCGGGTCGAGGCGTTGGCCATCACGACCGCGGAGTCGACTTCGGCCAGGAAGCGTTCCGCGTTGCGCGCGTCGGTGGTGATGATCGACTCCGTGTGACCCGTGCTGTAGCGGCGGATGTGGTCGAGAGCGTCGTCGAGGCTGTCGACCACCTTCATGGCGACGTCGAGGCTGAGGTACTCGGTGGCCCAGTCCTCCTCCGTGGCCGGGATCACGTTGGCGACGAGGCCCGCCACGACATCGTCGCCGTGGATCGCCACGCCCTCGCTCATGAGCGCGCTCGCGACGAGGGGGATCAGCCGCGGGGCGGCCTGCCGGTGCACGAGGACCGTCTCGACCGCGTTGCACACGCTCGGCCGCTGCACCTTGGCGTTCACGACGATGTCGCAGGCCCAGTCGTCCGGGGCGCTCTCGTCGAGCAGGATGTGCACGTTCCCCGCACCCGTCTCGATGACCGGCACGGTCGACTCCGTCACGACGGTCTCGATGAGACCGGCGCTGCCGCGCGGCACGAGCACGTCGATGAAGCCGCGGCCGTGCATGAGCGCCTTCGCCCCGTCGCGCCCGAAGTCGTCGACGGTCTGGATCGCCTCCGGCGTCACGCCCGCCGTCCCGACGGCGGCGCGCATCACGTCGACGAGCACCGTGTTCGAATCGCGCGCGGCGCTGCCTCCGCGCAGGACCACGGCATTGCCGGATCGCAGCGCGAGAGCCGCGATGTCGACGGTCACGTTGGGACGCGCCTCGTAGATCGCGCCGACCACCCCGAACGGGACGCGCACCTGCTCGAGGGCCACGCCGTTGGGCATCCGATGGCCACCCACCACCCGGCCGACGGGATCGGGCAGCGCGGCCACCTGCCGGACGGCGGCTGCGAGAGCCGACACCCGCTTCTCGTCGAGGCGGAGCCGATCGATGAGGGACTCGCCGATTCCGTCGTCACGCCCGCGCGCGACATCGCGCTCGTTGGCCTCGATGATCCGGGCGGCGTTCGCCTCGAGGGCGACGGCGACGGCTTCCAGCGCCCGCGCCTTGTCGTCGCTGGTGAGGGCGGCGGTCTCCCGCGAGGCCTCCTTGGCCCGCTCCAGGCGCGTCTGAGGGGTGAGGTCGGTCATCCGCCCAGTCTAGGAGGTGGCCGGCTCGAACCAGGTTCCGATGTCGGCACCCGCGAGCGCCTGGGCGACGAGGTCCGCGCTGGTCACGAGGACGCCGATGCCGGAAGCCGCGGCCAGCCGGGCGGCGGAGACCTTCGTGGCCGCTCCCCCGGTGCCGACGCTGTTGACGACGGTGGCGCCGAACTCCAGCCCGGAGAGATCGGCGTCGGGGGCCACGATGTCGATGGGCTCCGCACCGGGGTCGCTCGGCGGGCGCGTGTACAGCGACTCGATGTCGCTGAGGAGGATGAGCGCGTCGGCCTCGATGAGCTGGGCGACGAGAGCGCCGAGCCGGTCGTTGTCGCCGAAGCGGATCTCCTGTGTCGCAACGGTGTCGTTCTCGTTCACGATCGGCAGGATGCGCAGCCCCAGCAGACGCTCCATGGCGCGACGCGCGTTCGACCGCGACGTCGGGTTCTCGAGGTCTCCGGTGGTGAGCAGCACCTGACCGGCGACGATGTCGAAGGGCCGCAGGGCCTCCTGATACCGGTAGACGAGGATGTTCTGGCCGACCGCGGCCGCGGCCTGCTGCGTGGCAAGGTCGGTGGGCCGCGCGTCCAGGCGGAGGAAGGGGATGCCGGACGCGATCGCTCCCGACGACACGAGCACGACCTCTGCTCCGCGGGCGTGCGCCGCGGCCAGCGCCTCGACGAGCACCGGGATGCGCCAGGACGACTCGCCGCTGATGGACGACGAGCCCACCTTGACGACGATCCGCGTCGCCGTCGCGAGGTCGGCGCGCGTGCGTGCGGTCACGCCTCGTCCTCGCGGTAGGTGGCCAGGCGCTCGGCCTCCAGCTCCGCGCGCGCCTGCGCCTTGGCGTCCATGCGCTCGTAGTACTGCTCGCGCCGCTCGGACGTGGTGCGGCGGGCGTTCGGCGCCAGACGCGGGTCGGTGCCGCGTGGCGCCGTCATGAGCTCGGCGGCGGAGCTCATCGTCGGCTCCCAGTCGAAGACGATGCTGTCGCCTTCGCCGATGACGACGGTCGAACCCTGCACGGCGCCGAGGCGGAAGAGCTCGTCCTCGACGCCCAGCTTCTCCAGACGGTCGGCGAGGTAGCCCACGGCCTCCTCGTTCTGGAAGTCGGTCTGCTGCACCCAGCGCACCGGCTTCTCGCCCAGGATGCGGTAGATGTTGCCGTAGGTGCCGCCCTCGACGCGGATCGTGAACGGCTTCACGGAGCCCTTCGGCCGGATGACGACGCGCTCGCGCGGCGCCTCGACCGCGGTCTCCTTGCGGTGCTGCTCGACCAGCTCGCCGAGCGCGAGTGTGAGGGGGCGCAGCCCCTCGTGCGAGACCGTGGAGATCTCGAACACCCGGAAACCACGGGCTTCCAGGTCAGGACGCACGAGGTCGGCGAGGTCACGGGCCTCCGGCACGTCGACCTTGTTCAGCGCCACGAACTGCGGGCGCTCCAGCAGCGGCGTCTGCCCCTCCGGCACCTCGTACGCGGCCAGCTCGGCGAGGATGACGTCGAGGTCGGAGATGGGGTCGCGGTTCGGCTCCAGCGTCGCGCAGTCGAGCACGTGCAGCAGGGCGGAGCAGCGCTCCACGTGCCGCAGGAACTCGAGTCCGAGCCCGCGGCCCTCGCTGGCGCCCTCGATGAGGCCGGGCACATCGGCGACGGTGTAGCGGAAGTCCTCCACCTGGACGACACCGAGGTTCGGGTGCAGCGTCGTGAAGGGGTAGTCGGCGATCTTGGGCCGTGCGGCCGAGATCGCGCCGATGAGGCTCGACTTGCCCGCGGAGGGATAGCCCACGAGGGCCACGTCGGCGACGGTCTTGAGCTCGAGCACGACATCGCCCTCGAAGCCCGGGGTGCCGAGCAGAGCGAACCCGGGAGCCTTGCGCTTGGGGGTCGCCAGGGCCGCGTTGCCCAGTCCGCCCTGACCGCCCGCGGCCACGACGAAGCGCTCGCCCGGCTCGATCATGTCGATCAGGACGTCGCCGTTCGGGTTCTTGACCACGGTGCCGACCGGGACGGGAAGCTCCAGGGTCTCGCCGTCGAAGCCGGAGCGGTGGTCGCCCATGCCCGGTCCGCCGTTGCCCGACGAGCGGTGCGGCGAGTGGTGGTACGACAGCAGCGTGCCGGTCTGCGTGTCGGCGACGAGCACGATGTCGCCGCCGTCGCCGCCGTTGCCGCCGTCCGGACCGCCGAGGGGCTTGAACTTCTCCCGGTGCACGGAGACGCAGCCGTTGCCGCCCTTGCCTGCACGCAGGTGCAGAGTGACGGTGTCGACGAACGTGACCATGTGCGAGTCCTTCGGTTGCTCAGGGTGCCTGACGGCAGATACACGGACGGGGCGAGCCGAAGCCCGCCCCGAACCGGATGTTTAGCGTGGTGCTGTGATCACTCAGCAGCAGCGACGATGTTGACGACCTTGCGGCCGCCCTTCGCGCCGAACTCGACCGCACCGGCGGCCAGAGCGAACAGCGTGTCGTCGCCACCACGGCCGACGTTGGCGCCGGGGTGGAAGTGGGTACCGCGCTGGCGGACGATGATCTCGCCGGCGAGGACCTGCTGACCGCCGAAGCGCTTCACGCCGAGGCGCTGTGCGTTGGAGTCACGACCGTTACGGGTGGAGCTTGCGCCCTTTTTGTGTGCCATGTCCTGGTCTCCTCGGTCTTACTTGATGCCGGTGATCTTGACGCGCGTGAGCTCCTGGCGGTGGCCCTGACGCTTCTTGTAGCCGGTCTTGTTCTTGTACTTCTGGATGACGATCTTCGGGCCGCGGAGGTTGCCGACGACCTCAGCCGTGACGGTGACCTTCGCCAGCGCGTCGGCGTCGGTGGTCACCGTGGAGCCGTCGACGAGCAGCACGGCGGGCAGCTGGATCTTGTCGCCCTGGGCAGCCTGAACACGGTCGAGCTGAACGATGGTGCCGACCTCGACCTTCTCCTGCCGGCCACCGGCGCGCACTACTGCGTAAACCACTTCATACCTGTTTCGTTGGGGAGCACGCGGCTCCGAGAATCTCACGGGAAGACTGTTGCTTGCATGCGTCGCTGGTACGACGGGCGCGAATGCAAGACTCTCCGCTTCGGCCGTCGAGGACGAGGCGGCATGCGCACCAAGGGACTACTTTACCGGATGCCGGACGACCTCGCAAAGTGAGCCGGGTGACGGGGCCGGTCGTAGGCTGACGGAGTGACCGTACTCGTCGACGACCCCCGCTGGCCCGCCCACGGACGCCTGTGGGCGCACCTGGTCAGCGACGACAACCTCGACGAGCTGCACGCGTTCGCGCGCAGCCACGGGATCCCGGCGCGGGCCTTCGACCTCGATCACTACGACGTCCCTGAGGACGCGGTCCCCCGGCTCATCGCCGGCGGTGCACAGCACGTCTCCGGCAGGGAGCTGGTGACCCGCCTGATCGCGTCAGGCCTCCGGGTCCGCGGACGCGACCGGCGCCACTGACGCCTCCGAGCTCACGGACACCGGCGTGCCGGAGAGCGCGGCGGTGGTGACCCGACGCCGTCCACGACCCTGACCCGGCGCCTTGGGCTCCGGGAGCGCGTCCAGGACCGAGTCGAGAAGCTCCTCGGTCGGCGTCTTCGGCCCCTTGCGGTCCCCGCGCTTCTTCCGGGCCTTCTTCGGGCGCTCCGACGCGGGAGCCGGTGCGGGCTCGGCGGCCGGAGCCTCGGCGACCGCGTCACCGGCAGGCGCGATCGTGGACGCGGCGATCTGCGCGAGGGCCGACTTGGCCCCCTCGGTGATGCTGTGGGTCACCGGCGGGGCGGCGGGGGCGGAGTGGTTTCCGCCGCCGTTGCCGTTGCCGTTGCCGCCGTTGCCGCGCTGGCGGCGTCCGCCGTTGCCGTTGCCGCCGTTGTTGTTGTTGTTGCCGTTGCCGTTCGCGCGGTGCTTCACGACCGGGTCGTGGTGGACGATCACGCCGCGACCCGCACACACCTCGCACGCCTCGCTGAAGGTCTCCAGCAGGCCGAGGCCGAGCTTCTTGCGCGTCATCTGCACGAGACCGAGCGAGGTGACCTCGGCGACCTGGTGCTTCGTCCGGTCGCGGCTCAGGCACTCGATGAGTCGACGCAGCACGAGGTCGCGGTTGGACTCCAGCACCATGTCGATGAAGTCGACGACGATGATGCCGCCGATGTCCCGCAGACGCAGCTGGCGGACGATCTCCTCCGCGGCCTCGAGGTTGTTCTTGGTGACGGTCTCCTCGAGGTTTCCGCCCGAGCCGACGAACTTGCCGGTGTTGACGTCGACGACCGTCATGGCCTCGGTGCGGTCGATCACGAGCGAGCCGCCGGAGGGCAGCCAGACCTTGCGATCCAACGCCTTCTCGATCTGCTCGGTGATCCGGAACGCGTCGAACGGGTCGACGTCGTCCTCATAGGCCTCGACGCGCTCGAGCAGGTCGGGCGCGACGCTCTCCAGGTACGCCCGGATCGTGCGCTGCGACTCCTCGCCCTGGATGAGCATCTTCGTGAAGTCCTCGTTGAAGACATCACGGACGATCTTCACGAGCAGGTCGGGCTCGGCGTGCAGGAGCGCGGGGGCCTGCTGGCTCTCGACCTGCTTCTGAATGTGCTCCCACTGCGAGGTGAGGCGCTGCACGTCGCGGGTCAGCTGCTCCTCGGTGGCGCCCTCGGCCGCCGTGCGGACGATCACGCCGGACGACTCCGGCAGCACCTCCTTGAGGATGCGCTTGAGTCGCGCGCGCTCGTTGTCGGGCAGCTTGCGGCTG from Microbacterium paraoxydans includes the following:
- the rplU gene encoding 50S ribosomal protein L21, producing the protein MVYAVVRAGGRQEKVEVGTIVQLDRVQAAQGDKIQLPAVLLVDGSTVTTDADALAKVTVTAEVVGNLRGPKIVIQKYKNKTGYKKRQGHRQELTRVKITGIK
- the proB gene encoding glutamate 5-kinase, with translation MTARTRADLATATRIVVKVGSSSISGESSWRIPVLVEALAAAHARGAEVVLVSSGAIASGIPFLRLDARPTDLATQQAAAAVGQNILVYRYQEALRPFDIVAGQVLLTTGDLENPTSRSNARRAMERLLGLRILPIVNENDTVATQEIRFGDNDRLGALVAQLIEADALILLSDIESLYTRPPSDPGAEPIDIVAPDADLSGLEFGATVVNSVGTGGAATKVSAARLAAASGIGVLVTSADLVAQALAGADIGTWFEPATS
- the nadD gene encoding nicotinate-nucleotide adenylyltransferase produces the protein MSTATTRAPRIGVMGGTFDPIHHGHLVAASEVAHSFDLDEVVFVPTGRPWQKADVTPSEHRYLMTVIATASNPQFTVSRVDIDRAGPTYTIDTLRDLKAQRPDAELFFISGADAVAQILSWRDHDELWELAHFVAVSRPGHVLSIDGLPSDDVSQLEVPALSISSTDCRERVRDDQPVWYLVPDGVVQYIAKHHLYRSKA
- a CDS encoding DUF4031 domain-containing protein, which codes for MTVLVDDPRWPAHGRLWAHLVSDDNLDELHAFARSHGIPARAFDLDHYDVPEDAVPRLIAGGAQHVSGRELVTRLIASGLRVRGRDRRH
- the rsfS gene encoding ribosome silencing factor — its product is MQSPETAEEMLRIAADAAVAKGGEDLVALNVSEPLPLVDIFLLVTGNSERNVAAIADEIEDRLVESGHKRVRREGRAEARWVLLDFGDLIVHVFHQEERVYYGLERLWKDCPVIPLEVAEASADNA
- a CDS encoding glutamate-5-semialdehyde dehydrogenase, which encodes MTDLTPQTRLERAKEASRETAALTSDDKARALEAVAVALEANAARIIEANERDVARGRDDGIGESLIDRLRLDEKRVSALAAAVRQVAALPDPVGRVVGGHRMPNGVALEQVRVPFGVVGAIYEARPNVTVDIAALALRSGNAVVLRGGSAARDSNTVLVDVMRAAVGTAGVTPEAIQTVDDFGRDGAKALMHGRGFIDVLVPRGSAGLIETVVTESTVPVIETGAGNVHILLDESAPDDWACDIVVNAKVQRPSVCNAVETVLVHRQAAPRLIPLVASALMSEGVAIHGDDVVAGLVANVIPATEEDWATEYLSLDVAMKVVDSLDDALDHIRRYSTGHTESIITTDARNAERFLAEVDSAVVMANASTRFTDGAEFGFGAEVGISTQKLHTRGPMGLAELTSTKWLARGAGQTRG
- a CDS encoding SDR family oxidoreductase, producing the protein MATHLLTGAGSGIGAVLARRLVERGDDVVVLARDAGRARQIAEELPGVSTLVGDLAQPGRLSWALSKQSLPDRIDSLVHAAGVVDLGTVGELTPALWDQQLAVNLVAPAELTRLLLPVLRVSRGHVVFVNSGAGLRASPGWSAYAASKHGLRALADALRQEEAEHGIRVTSVYPGRTATPMQERVHRQEGQEYDATRFITPEAVATTILTALDLPRDAHLTDLTVRPQG
- a CDS encoding Rne/Rng family ribonuclease, whose translation is MADENNDNNAPALDAPADAAEPLTAPTDAAELEAESEAPAAQALTEDAPAESEAPAESETPAESEAPAESEAPAEPETPAEPETPAEPETPAESEAPAEPEAPAEPEAPAQPVKPAAVTAVSLGLLPEVFVSQVSTQLHFYAPEIVPLPARPGRDDRTPERDQDESGGGRRGRRRRGGSEGDDQRDEPRQRQRVVEYITEPKAIKGSTRLEAKKQRRRDGRDAGRRRPVVTEAEFLARRESVDRKMVVRSKNGRTQIGVLEDGVLVEHYVARNQDASLIGNVYLGRVQNVLPSMEAAFVDIGRGRNAVLYSGEVDWDGVETGNQPRRIELALKPGDRVLVQVTKDPVGHKGARLTSQISLPGRYLVYVPGGSMNGISRKLPDNERARLKRILKEVLPESSGVIVRTAAEGATEEQLTRDVQRLTSQWEHIQKQVESQQAPALLHAEPDLLVKIVRDVFNEDFTKMLIQGEESQRTIRAYLESVAPDLLERVEAYEDDVDPFDAFRITEQIEKALDRKVWLPSGGSLVIDRTEAMTVVDVNTGKFVGSGGNLEETVTKNNLEAAEEIVRQLRLRDIGGIIVVDFIDMVLESNRDLVLRRLIECLSRDRTKHQVAEVTSLGLVQMTRKKLGLGLLETFSEACEVCAGRGVIVHHDPVVKHRANGNGNNNNNGGNGNGGRRQRGNGGNGNGNGGGNHSAPAAPPVTHSITEGAKSALAQIAASTIAPAGDAVAEAPAAEPAPAPASERPKKARKKRGDRKGPKTPTEELLDSVLDALPEPKAPGQGRGRRRVTTAALSGTPVSVSSEASVAPVASADPEA
- a CDS encoding DUF3500 domain-containing protein, whose protein sequence is MNTTSSPAQKRLAWLSGLVLAGGLVLSGCAAATTAESTTSASSSASASAAASTEAGTTAGTIADTSAAAAAFLATLTDEQKETVLYDFDDETKTTSWSNFPVTFVQRAGLNLVDLTEEQRTAALAVLESLLSNEAYATVTGIMGGDEYLAENSSSTEDSLGQYYIAFFGDPTATDSAFEVQFGGHHLGINATLDGSTDAITFAPTHLGVQPAVYTNEDGEEVQPFDGIYTDAFAFFDSLTADQQATLTSGDVSMCAPGDTCDFVSGAGLSGADLSDEQRDLLLQLIANWAGMSDEETTASTLADIEETLDDTVIAWSGATTYDMSTGNGIDFSISGPKVYVAFQAQQGSAGADVDGVTTSGWGHVHTIYRDPTNDYANSVTQQAASGMGGPGGGGTPPAS
- the rpmA gene encoding 50S ribosomal protein L27, producing the protein MAHKKGASSTRNGRDSNAQRLGVKRFGGQQVLAGEIIVRQRGTHFHPGANVGRGGDDTLFALAAGAVEFGAKGGRKVVNIVAAAE
- the obgE gene encoding GTPase ObgE; amino-acid sequence: MVTFVDTVTLHLRAGKGGNGCVSVHREKFKPLGGPDGGNGGDGGDIVLVADTQTGTLLSYHHSPHRSSGNGGPGMGDHRSGFDGETLELPVPVGTVVKNPNGDVLIDMIEPGERFVVAAGGQGGLGNAALATPKRKAPGFALLGTPGFEGDVVLELKTVADVALVGYPSAGKSSLIGAISAARPKIADYPFTTLHPNLGVVQVEDFRYTVADVPGLIEGASEGRGLGLEFLRHVERCSALLHVLDCATLEPNRDPISDLDVILAELAAYEVPEGQTPLLERPQFVALNKVDVPEARDLADLVRPDLEARGFRVFEISTVSHEGLRPLTLALGELVEQHRKETAVEAPRERVVIRPKGSVKPFTIRVEGGTYGNIYRILGEKPVRWVQQTDFQNEEAVGYLADRLEKLGVEDELFRLGAVQGSTVVIGEGDSIVFDWEPTMSSAAELMTAPRGTDPRLAPNARRTTSERREQYYERMDAKAQARAELEAERLATYREDEA